One Diabrotica virgifera virgifera chromosome 3, PGI_DIABVI_V3a genomic window carries:
- the LOC114342821 gene encoding myrosinase 1, translating into MKLFILICLIALCFSANAKDPINNRRFPKTFKVGVANAAPQIEGAWNTDGKGETIWDHFAHTQPEKFIDRSTPDVACNSYYQYKEDIAMVKEMGLDHYRLSIAWSRILPTGYLDSLNQLGVQYYKNVFKELKKNNIEPLVTLYHWDLPQPLQDQMNGWINETIIDIFADYCKLCFELFGDDVKWWITINEPKQVCQAGYGSGAFAPGIVSNGIMDYVCTKNVLLAHAKAWHIYDEQFREKNKGQVAMVIDATWYEPGSDNQEDKDAAERAQQFDIGIYGNPLFNGDWPEIVKERVAYRSKLEGFTESRLPAFTEDEIKYIKGTSDYLGLNHYSTLLTNHTADAPIGSPSFDNDKSVLLWHRDDWTQGSADWFFDVPWGLRKFLNWLKNTYGNPEIVITENGFADTNGTLEDDNRITYLEGHVSACLDAIYEDNVNLTAYTVWSIMDDWEWTGGYTSFLGMYKVDFNDPNRARIKRKSADYFTNVVKNRCLVEESQCVD; encoded by the exons ttttagtgCCAATGCAAAAGATCCCATAAACAACAGAAGATTCCCAAAGACATTTAAAGTTGGTGTTGCTAATGCCGCGCCTCAAATTGAAGGAGCATGGAACACCGACGGTAAAGGAGAAACGATATGGGACCATTTTGCTCACACTCAGCCAGAAAAATTCATAGACCGATCTACACCCGATGTTGCTTGTAATTCTTATTATCAGTACAAAGAGGATATTGCTATGGTAAAAGAAATGGGTTTGGATCATTACCGACTTTCCATTGCTTGGTCAAGAATTCTTCCTACTGGTTATTTAGATAGTCTTAATCAGTTAG gtgTCCAGTACTACAAGAACGTTTTTAAAGAgctgaaaaagaacaatatagaaCCTCTAGTAACCTTATACCATTGGGATCTACCTCAACCACTTCAAGACCAAATGAACGGATGGATAAATGAGACCATCATTGACATCTTCGCCGATTATTGTAAACTGTGCTTCGAGCTCTTTGGAGATGATGTTAAATGGTGGATTACCATTAATGAACCCAAACAAGTTTGTCAAGCTGGTTATGGCTCCGGAGCATTTGCACCTGGTATTGTCTCCAATGGAATTATGGATTACGTCTGTACGAAAAATGTACTTCTTGCGCATGCTAAAGCTTGGCATATTTATGATGAACAGTTTAGAGAAAAAAATAAAG GACAAGTCGCTATGGTTATCGATGCTACCTGGTATGAACCAGGCAGCGACAATCAAGAGGATAAAGATGCCGCAGAAAGGGCTCAGCAATTTGAT ATTGGAATTTATGGTAATCCATTATTTAACGGAGACTGGCCAGAAATAGTTAAGGAACGAGTAGCCTATCGCAGCAAGCTGGAGGGATTCACGGAATCACGTCTTCCAGCTTTTACAGAAGATGAAATTAAATACATTAAAGGCACATCCGACTATTTGGGTCTTAACCACTATTCAACATTACTTACAAACCATACAGCAGACGCTCCTATTGGTAGTCCTAGTTTTGATAACGACAAAAGCGTCCTCCTCTGGCACAGGGATGATTGGACCCAAGGAAGCGCTGATTGGTTCTTT gACGTACCATGGGGTCtcaggaaatttttaaactggttGAAAAATACATACGGAAATCCAGAAATTGTCATAACTGAAAATGGTTTTGCAGATACAAATGGCACATTAGAAGATGACAACAGAATTACTTATCTGGAG GGTCATGTAAGTGCTTGCCTAGATGCTATCTATGAGGACAATGTAAATTTGACAGCTTACACAGTTTGGAGTATCATGGATGACTGGGAATGGACCGGTGGTTACAC ATCTTTCTTGGGAATGTATAAAGTGGACTTTAATGACCCCAACAGAGCAAGGATAAAAAGAAAATCTGCAGATTACTTTACAAATGTTGTGAAAAATCGTTGTTTGGTAGAAGAAAGCCAATGTGTAGATTAG